A genomic window from Cinclus cinclus chromosome 5, bCinCin1.1, whole genome shotgun sequence includes:
- the OSTC gene encoding oligosaccharyltransferase complex subunit OSTC isoform X2, with amino-acid sequence METLYRLPFAVLECPNIKLKRPSWVHMPSAMTVYALVVVSYFLITGGIIYDVIVEPPSVGSMTDEHGHQRPVAFLAYRGYLMG; translated from the exons ATGGAGACGCTGTACCGCCTGCCCTTCGCCGTGCTCGAGTGCCCCAACATCAAGCTGAAGCGGCCGAGCTGGGTACACATGCCCTCGGCCATGACCGTGTACGCGCTGGTGGTCGTGTCCTACTTCCTCATCACCGGAG GAATCATCTATGACGTGATCGTGGAACCTCCGAGCGTGGGGTCGATGACAGACGAGCACGGGCATCAGAGGCCGGTGGCTTTCTTGGCATACAG